One window of the Runella slithyformis DSM 19594 genome contains the following:
- a CDS encoding RNA methyltransferase encodes MLSKNLTKYLHSLQLKKYRQEHNAFLVEGAKSVLELLAADFQIELVAVTEQFYKENTSLLDKQPFRIEIAAADELSRAGTLQTNDAALAVVKTKDNEFLYAAPGEYVLVLDDIRDPGNLGTIIRIADWYGITKIICSLTTTDWYNPKVIAASKGSFTRVKGYYTELADYFEQVTGVTNAPPHPSRLQIATSVYGTFLEGKNIHKTAFADTGYIVMGNESNGISSAVEAFITQKITIPRFGGAESLNVGIAAAVVLDNWRRG; translated from the coding sequence ATGTTATCCAAAAATCTTACAAAATACCTTCACTCGCTGCAATTAAAGAAATATCGGCAAGAACATAATGCATTTTTGGTAGAAGGTGCCAAAAGTGTATTGGAACTCTTAGCCGCTGATTTTCAGATCGAATTGGTGGCAGTGACCGAACAGTTTTACAAAGAAAATACGTCGCTGCTGGATAAACAACCTTTTCGTATCGAAATCGCCGCTGCCGACGAGCTTTCCCGCGCGGGCACGCTGCAAACCAACGATGCCGCGCTGGCCGTTGTAAAAACGAAAGACAATGAATTTTTGTATGCCGCCCCGGGAGAATACGTCTTGGTGCTCGACGACATCCGGGACCCCGGCAATTTGGGCACCATCATCCGCATTGCCGATTGGTACGGCATCACCAAGATCATCTGCTCCCTGACCACCACCGACTGGTACAACCCCAAGGTCATTGCCGCAAGCAAAGGCTCTTTTACGCGTGTCAAAGGGTACTATACAGAATTGGCGGATTATTTTGAACAAGTTACGGGCGTTACAAACGCCCCCCCTCATCCGTCCCGATTACAAATCGCTACGAGCGTATACGGTACTTTTTTAGAAGGGAAAAACATTCATAAAACCGCCTTTGCCGATACCGGCTATATTGTGATGGGTAACGAATCCAACGGTATCAGCTCCGCCGTGGAAGCCTTCATCACCCAAAAAATCACCATCCCCCGCTTTGGCGGTGCCGAATCATTGAACGTCGGTATTGCCGCGGCGGTGGTGCTGGATAATTGGCGGAGAGGGTAA
- a CDS encoding Uma2 family endonuclease, whose protein sequence is MIQTSQALNQLPRTLEEFLIWEPNDGFKYEWNDGELIQFTGMKKEQLYIYDLLLDLFIEKGYKKSGTLVAEQEVMITGLQMRRPDVAYFTKEQIKRSRNSENVIPEFVIEIISNNDQINQLEKKITEYFKGGVKVIWNIIPEQEVVYVYTSRRDVKICLENDICSAKPVLSDFEISAAAIFAGERTT, encoded by the coding sequence ATGATACAGACCTCACAAGCCCTAAATCAGCTGCCTCGTACCTTGGAGGAATTCCTTATCTGGGAGCCGAATGATGGCTTCAAGTACGAATGGAACGACGGGGAACTGATTCAATTTACAGGAATGAAAAAAGAGCAACTTTACATCTACGATCTGCTTTTGGATTTATTTATCGAAAAAGGGTATAAAAAATCGGGTACTTTAGTCGCAGAGCAGGAAGTGATGATTACGGGTCTTCAGATGCGCCGGCCTGACGTTGCCTATTTTACCAAAGAGCAAATCAAGCGAAGCAGAAACAGTGAAAATGTAATACCTGAATTTGTGATTGAGATTATTTCCAATAATGACCAAATCAATCAGTTGGAAAAGAAAATCACTGAATATTTTAAAGGAGGCGTCAAAGTAATTTGGAACATTATTCCCGAACAGGAAGTAGTGTACGTCTATACTTCCCGCCGCGACGTAAAAATCTGCCTCGAAAATGACATTTGCTCTGCCAAACCCGTTTTATCCGATTTTGAGATAAGTGCCGCAGCTATTTTTGCAGGAGAAAGAACTACTTGA
- a CDS encoding TolC family protein — translation MKRITAFLLLFVGACITGSAQQSMSLKESIDYGLQHYGTVRIAQYQVETANQQARQALGQYLPQVSATGNFTDNLKLQTTLLPAGFAGPEPTRISLGSKYQTNLSGQLTQTIYDKSLLIGIKANEANQKLADLNVRQTREEIIYNIADNYYQVFIAQQQVALLKDNLERTQQVLNILKLQRDNGVIQPIDYTNTEVSFNNTRSQLALSQNTLELALNRLKYQMGMSQDQELKLSDTLLLKEKPLPSIEPTSFNAPNLISYQKAVANLDLQRLQMKRTKAGYQPTLNFTANYGTLALGNQFGDIFHKYTGFGSIGLRLNIPIFDGFQRDAQIQQNRLTVMTQEVQLRLNTSAYQLQFSNAQSQIQKSQTNIQNDDRNVKLAQEVYNITTLQYKQGTKSLTDLINADNSYRQAQSNYINSLINFYRARLDLEQSQGSLLTFYNSL, via the coding sequence ATGAAACGAATAACAGCCTTTTTACTCCTATTTGTCGGTGCCTGTATCACCGGTTCAGCTCAGCAAAGCATGTCTTTGAAGGAGAGCATTGATTATGGACTTCAACACTACGGAACGGTGCGCATCGCGCAGTATCAGGTCGAAACCGCCAATCAGCAGGCGCGGCAGGCTCTGGGGCAATATTTACCCCAAGTGTCAGCAACGGGGAATTTTACGGACAACCTCAAACTCCAAACCACGCTGCTGCCGGCGGGTTTTGCCGGCCCTGAGCCAACGCGTATCTCTTTAGGATCCAAGTACCAAACGAACCTTTCAGGCCAATTGACCCAGACGATCTACGACAAATCCCTGCTGATCGGTATCAAGGCCAACGAAGCAAATCAGAAATTAGCCGATCTCAACGTCCGCCAAACGCGCGAAGAAATCATTTATAACATTGCGGACAATTACTACCAGGTATTCATTGCCCAGCAGCAGGTTGCCTTATTGAAAGATAACCTCGAACGAACCCAACAGGTATTGAATATCCTGAAACTGCAACGCGACAACGGAGTCATTCAACCGATAGACTATACTAATACGGAAGTAAGTTTCAACAACACCCGCTCACAACTGGCGCTCAGTCAAAATACGCTGGAATTGGCACTCAATCGGTTGAAGTACCAAATGGGCATGTCGCAGGACCAAGAGTTGAAGCTTTCGGATACGCTTCTGCTGAAAGAGAAGCCATTGCCGTCGATCGAGCCAACTTCTTTCAACGCACCTAATTTAATCTCGTACCAAAAAGCAGTGGCCAACCTTGACCTCCAACGCCTTCAGATGAAGCGTACCAAAGCAGGGTATCAACCTACGCTGAATTTTACGGCCAATTATGGGACACTGGCCTTGGGAAACCAATTTGGGGATATTTTTCACAAATATACGGGATTCGGCAGCATTGGCTTACGCCTCAACATTCCCATTTTTGACGGATTTCAGAGGGATGCACAGATCCAACAAAATCGCCTGACCGTGATGACGCAGGAAGTGCAGCTTCGTCTGAACACTTCCGCCTATCAGTTACAGTTCAGCAATGCCCAATCACAGATTCAGAAATCGCAGACCAACATTCAAAACGACGACCGCAACGTCAAGCTGGCGCAGGAAGTGTATAACATCACAACGCTGCAATACAAACAGGGGACAAAATCACTGACGGATCTCATTAATGCCGACAATTCGTACCGTCAGGCGCAATCGAATTACATCAATTCGCTTATCAACTTTTACCGGGCCCGCCTTGATCTGGAACAATCACAGGGCTCATTACTTACGTTTTATAACTCACTTTAG
- a CDS encoding efflux RND transporter permease subunit, with translation MSITEIAVKRPLLVTTVFVVLILFGFLGYKQLSYNLLPKFEANVISVATVYIGASADEVETNVTKRIEDALSSLEGLDRMTSSSQQGVSIVTIQLKNGINTTLAQQDAQRKVEQIINSLPDEANRPIINKFSTDELPVLRMGVTANMSPTQLFDLIDDELKPQLSNVPGVGQVNIIGGNVRQIQVNVDSEKLRAYGISIVQVSQAINSANTSYPAGQLETRNSQYSIRFDATVETTNRMRELVVARRADGSQIVLKNVAEVVDATAKPTAINHINAQPSIGIQILKQSDANAVSVSELVRGKIAQLEKQHSHQKVKFNVAADQSVYTLASAHAVVDDLFLAILIVSVVMLMFLHSFRSSLFVLVALPSSIIPTFLLMYVAGFSLNMMTLMALSLVVGILVDDSIVVLENINRHLEMGKDKRTAALDGRSEIGFTALAITLVDVVVFVPLALTGGLIGNILREFSLVVVFSTLMSLIVSFTLTPLLVSRFGKLETLNPKSLWGKLNLGFERLLDRIIHTYTHYLTWVLGHKRWMYLAVIAMFVGSVALVPAGFIGAAFMPQSDQGEMNIQLELAPTASIYRTNTLSQRAEQIIMQHPEVTNVFTNVGYTSNNLGSSSNSNVTDLNVKLVDKKQRTISTEKFGQLLKKELNQLPGIKVTVSPASIVGSSQAPIQIAVKGTSLEVIRKSAAEVLNVVKSIPGTQDVKYSVKDPKPEITVSLNRERMAQLGINASEVGLGLQNAFRGNDRSKFKQNGNEYDILVSLDQFDRSRLEDVSKLLFVNSQGKAFELSQFANVQEQVGESVLERIDRLSSITVNAQVVGRPVGTVGADIQKKMAQVKLPEGVSVQYLGQMQQQSDAFGSLGLALGIAILLVYFVMVGLYESVIYPFVVLFSIPVALIGAILALALTMESMTVFSIVGMIMLLGLVAKNAILIVDFTNQLKEQGHDVIHALIEAGKERMRPILMTTLAMVFGMLPIALASGAGAETKNGMAWVIIGGLTSSLILTLFVVPATYLIVDRLKDRLTGKSRKPLKPVLSQTV, from the coding sequence ATGTCAATTACTGAAATTGCCGTCAAACGCCCGCTGCTGGTTACGACCGTCTTTGTCGTCCTGATCCTGTTCGGCTTTTTGGGCTACAAGCAACTGTCTTACAACTTATTGCCCAAATTTGAAGCCAACGTCATCAGCGTGGCTACCGTGTACATTGGGGCCTCTGCCGACGAGGTGGAAACCAACGTCACCAAACGCATCGAAGACGCGCTGTCGTCGCTTGAAGGGCTCGACCGTATGACTTCCTCGTCACAACAGGGCGTTTCGATTGTGACCATTCAATTGAAAAACGGAATCAATACCACCCTGGCGCAGCAGGATGCGCAGCGGAAAGTAGAGCAGATCATTAACTCCCTGCCCGACGAAGCCAATCGCCCGATCATCAATAAATTTTCGACCGACGAACTTCCCGTTTTGCGGATGGGCGTTACGGCCAATATGTCGCCCACCCAACTGTTTGATTTGATTGATGATGAACTGAAACCTCAATTATCCAACGTACCGGGTGTAGGACAAGTGAACATTATCGGCGGCAATGTGCGACAGATCCAGGTCAACGTCGACAGCGAGAAACTTCGCGCTTACGGTATCTCCATTGTACAGGTATCGCAGGCCATCAACAGCGCCAATACCAGTTATCCGGCCGGTCAGCTTGAAACCCGAAATTCGCAATATTCCATTCGTTTTGACGCCACCGTCGAAACCACCAACCGCATGAGAGAGCTGGTCGTGGCACGTCGAGCCGATGGGAGTCAGATAGTACTGAAAAATGTAGCGGAAGTCGTTGATGCCACGGCCAAACCGACCGCCATTAACCACATCAACGCCCAACCTTCGATCGGGATTCAGATCCTGAAGCAATCGGATGCCAATGCGGTTTCGGTGAGTGAGTTGGTGCGCGGAAAAATTGCCCAATTAGAAAAGCAACACAGCCACCAAAAGGTAAAATTTAACGTTGCCGCCGACCAGTCGGTCTATACATTGGCCTCAGCTCATGCCGTAGTCGATGATCTATTTTTGGCCATTTTGATCGTGTCGGTCGTAATGCTGATGTTTCTGCACAGTTTTCGTTCGTCGCTGTTTGTGTTGGTCGCTCTGCCTTCGTCCATTATTCCTACGTTTTTGTTGATGTACGTGGCGGGCTTTTCGCTCAACATGATGACCCTTATGGCCCTTTCACTGGTTGTAGGGATTCTGGTCGATGACTCGATTGTGGTTTTGGAAAACATCAACCGACACCTCGAAATGGGTAAAGATAAACGGACCGCCGCCCTCGACGGACGGAGCGAAATCGGTTTTACGGCGTTGGCCATTACCTTGGTCGACGTGGTGGTCTTCGTCCCGTTGGCCCTTACCGGAGGCTTGATCGGAAACATCCTGCGGGAGTTTTCGCTCGTGGTGGTGTTTTCTACGCTGATGAGTTTGATTGTTTCGTTTACCCTGACGCCGTTATTGGTTTCGCGTTTCGGAAAACTGGAAACACTGAATCCCAAGAGTTTGTGGGGAAAGCTCAACCTAGGTTTTGAGCGTCTCCTTGACCGAATCATTCATACCTATACTCACTATCTGACGTGGGTACTGGGTCACAAACGTTGGATGTATCTGGCGGTCATTGCTATGTTTGTCGGTTCCGTCGCGTTGGTACCGGCGGGATTCATCGGTGCCGCTTTCATGCCGCAGAGCGATCAGGGAGAAATGAACATACAACTCGAACTGGCTCCAACGGCCTCCATTTACCGGACCAACACTCTTTCGCAGCGTGCGGAGCAGATAATCATGCAACACCCCGAAGTGACCAACGTATTTACCAATGTAGGGTATACGAGCAATAATTTGGGGTCGTCGTCCAACAGCAATGTCACCGACCTGAACGTGAAGCTGGTTGACAAAAAACAACGGACGATTTCGACGGAGAAATTTGGGCAATTACTGAAAAAAGAACTGAATCAATTACCCGGTATCAAAGTAACGGTAAGCCCGGCCAGTATTGTAGGGTCGTCGCAGGCACCTATTCAAATTGCTGTGAAAGGAACGAGTCTGGAAGTAATTCGAAAATCGGCGGCTGAAGTACTGAACGTGGTAAAATCCATTCCCGGAACACAGGATGTAAAGTATTCGGTCAAAGACCCTAAGCCCGAAATTACGGTCAGTCTGAACCGTGAACGAATGGCCCAATTGGGCATCAACGCCTCAGAAGTGGGTCTGGGGCTGCAAAATGCCTTTCGTGGCAACGACCGTTCCAAGTTTAAACAAAACGGTAACGAATACGACATTCTCGTCAGCCTCGACCAATTTGACCGCAGCCGCTTGGAAGATGTCAGCAAATTACTTTTTGTCAACAGCCAGGGCAAAGCCTTTGAGTTGTCGCAGTTTGCCAATGTACAGGAGCAGGTCGGTGAAAGTGTACTCGAACGGATTGACCGCCTTTCGTCTATTACCGTAAACGCGCAGGTAGTAGGCCGCCCGGTCGGTACGGTAGGCGCAGATATTCAGAAAAAAATGGCGCAGGTCAAACTGCCCGAAGGTGTATCGGTGCAGTATTTGGGTCAAATGCAGCAACAATCCGATGCTTTCGGCAGCTTGGGATTGGCGTTAGGCATTGCCATTTTGCTGGTCTACTTTGTCATGGTGGGTTTGTACGAAAGTGTTATTTATCCGTTTGTGGTATTGTTTTCCATTCCGGTAGCCCTGATCGGTGCCATCCTGGCCCTGGCGCTGACGATGGAAAGCATGACCGTTTTCTCCATTGTTGGAATGATCATGTTGCTGGGCTTGGTCGCTAAAAACGCTATTCTGATCGTGGACTTTACCAATCAATTAAAAGAACAGGGTCACGACGTCATTCATGCGCTGATTGAAGCGGGCAAAGAGCGGATGCGGCCCATTTTGATGACGACCCTTGCGATGGTGTTCGGGATGCTGCCGATTGCCCTGGCGAGCGGTGCAGGTGCCGAAACCAAAAACGGCATGGCGTGGGTTATCATCGGTGGTCTAACCAGTTCGCTTATTCTGACGCTTTTTGTGGTGCCCGCCACCTATTTAATCGTAGACCGACTGAAAGACCGCTTGACGGGTAAAAGCAGAAAACCTCTGAAACCGGTGCTTTCTCAAACCGTCTGA
- a CDS encoding efflux RND transporter periplasmic adaptor subunit, protein MKKTTFIVIGAVLAIFGLIAFRLSANKKKINAQNQLPATTVITTIPVTVARVEEGEVSQQLIKTGNLIPFKEANITSTTAGRVTKVNFELGSQVSQGAVLVQLDNRLKELSLEATQLTINKLKKDVDRYTTLLAGNATTELQLNEVKYNYENAVNQAEQIKKQLQDAIVKAPIGGRIVKKDIETGEFINAGTVLGTVLDVARLKVEVQVNESDVYQLRLGQSVRISSDVFPDQGLTGKISYIAPQGTTEHNYPVEITVNNTRGLKAGTFVNVDFSQKSNQKALQIPRLALVESLKNPYVYVVNNNVAQQRVIKIGRELGDKIEVLGGLSAGDVVVLTGQLNLSDGKPVQITK, encoded by the coding sequence ATGAAAAAGACCACATTCATCGTCATTGGAGCAGTATTGGCCATCTTTGGCCTGATAGCCTTTCGTCTTTCTGCCAACAAGAAGAAAATTAACGCCCAAAATCAATTGCCTGCCACTACCGTCATTACCACGATTCCCGTGACGGTGGCCCGGGTAGAAGAAGGCGAGGTAAGCCAACAACTGATCAAAACGGGGAATTTAATTCCTTTCAAAGAAGCCAATATCACTTCCACCACCGCCGGACGGGTCACCAAGGTCAACTTCGAGTTGGGCTCACAGGTAAGTCAGGGGGCCGTATTGGTGCAATTGGACAACCGATTGAAAGAATTGTCGCTGGAAGCTACCCAGCTCACCATCAACAAATTGAAGAAGGATGTTGACCGGTATACCACGCTGTTGGCGGGAAACGCAACCACCGAACTTCAGCTGAACGAAGTGAAGTACAACTACGAAAACGCCGTCAATCAGGCCGAACAGATCAAAAAGCAGTTGCAGGATGCCATCGTTAAAGCACCCATCGGCGGCCGCATCGTTAAAAAAGACATTGAAACGGGAGAGTTCATCAATGCCGGAACCGTGCTTGGAACGGTGCTGGACGTGGCCCGCCTGAAAGTGGAAGTGCAGGTCAACGAAAGCGATGTATACCAACTTCGCTTAGGACAATCGGTTCGCATCAGCAGCGATGTATTTCCCGACCAAGGGCTGACGGGGAAGATTTCCTACATCGCCCCACAGGGAACGACCGAGCATAATTACCCCGTCGAAATTACGGTCAACAATACCCGCGGTCTGAAAGCGGGAACGTTTGTCAACGTGGATTTTTCGCAAAAGTCCAACCAAAAGGCGTTGCAGATCCCGCGCCTGGCCCTGGTCGAAAGTTTGAAGAATCCGTATGTGTACGTGGTCAACAACAACGTAGCGCAACAACGCGTCATCAAAATAGGGCGTGAATTGGGCGATAAAATAGAAGTTTTGGGCGGCCTTTCGGCAGGTGATGTGGTGGTTCTGACGGGCCAACTCAACCTCAGCGACGGCAAACCCGTACAAATCACGAAATAA
- a CDS encoding MarR family winged helix-turn-helix transcriptional regulator, translated as MITKEQLSIKEKINNSLGQLLTFNINQVSHLFIRKVNRELSKSGSSLQVEQFPILFLLAHSTEGSLSQQEIANFLQKDKSGIQRSIRTLERDGYLRVAADDNDRRKNVVQLTPAGKLTIKKISEMAADINRQVTSQLTPEEVSTLLTLLKKISSKMDS; from the coding sequence ATGATAACGAAAGAACAATTAAGCATCAAGGAAAAAATCAACAACAGCCTGGGGCAGCTTTTGACGTTCAACATCAATCAGGTATCCCATCTGTTTATCCGTAAAGTAAACCGCGAACTCAGCAAGTCGGGTTCTTCCTTACAGGTTGAACAGTTTCCCATTTTATTTCTGTTGGCTCATTCCACGGAAGGTTCCCTTTCACAACAGGAAATTGCCAACTTTCTGCAAAAAGACAAATCGGGCATTCAACGCTCCATTCGTACATTAGAGCGGGACGGATACCTTCGAGTAGCCGCCGACGATAATGACCGGCGCAAAAATGTAGTACAGCTCACTCCCGCCGGAAAGTTGACGATCAAAAAGATCAGTGAAATGGCCGCCGACATCAACCGGCAAGTAACAAGTCAGCTTACCCCCGAAGAGGTTTCGACCCTGCTCACCCTGTTGAAGAAAATTTCGTCCAAAATGGACAGCTGA
- the tamL gene encoding translocation and assembly module lipoprotein TamL has translation MSRKAFFVVLKKVYPLTGGFSRSSNNKDTLGYHTTRHYTRRFPLLSFLFLSGFLSLFWACSRKSTPKKDEYLLGNQLFKGNSAVKTEALEALLPQRPNKRFLGIPGATVSLWIYQGFDKRYDREAQRVRFDSLNRDYERRFTIYADNSRKLSALRRKYNRKANKYRLRVEEGHWGMRTLGEAPVYFEEKNVRANVLKIKGYLVNEGYRDANVEFLTDTIFGRVRITYNIEEGLPHILREVDVLTHKDPEIDSLLSKAKAESYVKSGKNFRYSDVISEISRIEQLMQNNGYFGFDRNYLRPVQSALGKRNGGFLIDTTGHNAATDSLFHIVDVKGLQVNYPRNQERHIRYTFNPVGFRVESLPGDPPSLTNDTTVYRGIHYSFTPKHYYSPRVLNDKILIRPGNLYRKIDWDETYRQLSVLDQFQFINIDTDTTNGYIKTLIRVIPHDKFQVTGEGGVNVVQNLPGPFLNGTFRVRNIFGRLENFEVSLRGALDANFGLNSKNTQLVRTLEMGANTALIFPRFLFPGKIAAGFNRKTPRTIVSLGYNYTNRDFLGSDPDFIRSGFQASLRYNWKKSEYEYLSLTAVDLSVLQSKQSREFGKLLDSLYQYGGNPLKFSFQSAVISGVSFSYVFNNNIIGQNRRAHYLRLFAESGGTALSLLESRKETLGLQGFELYKFFKANVEYRRYKPLGPKSTLVYRLNSGFIFNYNDRRVAPYEKSLTGGGSNSLRAWPPRRLGLGAAYPNVDLQTGSPIFRNGETTTLKPGVTQYSGYEYRFEQLGDVLMEANAELRGHLFRFVGDVNYALFVDVGNVWRLRLDKGTSPNQNTLNGVFELNRFYKEFAVGTGVGLRYDLSYFIFRLDMGIKVYDPSRRFAVTNALGETTAIDERYLLPKFSFRRSSPNYPVFNIGIGYPF, from the coding sequence ATGAGTCGAAAAGCCTTTTTTGTTGTACTGAAAAAAGTATATCCGTTGACGGGAGGATTCTCCCGATCTTCAAACAACAAAGATACACTTGGGTATCATACAACAAGGCATTATACGCGCCGATTCCCCTTGCTCAGTTTCCTGTTCTTGAGTGGGTTTTTATCCCTTTTTTGGGCTTGTTCCCGCAAAAGTACCCCTAAAAAAGACGAATATTTGTTGGGAAACCAATTGTTTAAGGGAAATTCTGCCGTAAAAACCGAAGCATTGGAGGCGTTATTGCCGCAACGTCCCAACAAGCGCTTTCTGGGTATTCCCGGGGCGACGGTTTCCCTCTGGATCTATCAGGGCTTTGATAAACGCTATGACCGCGAGGCCCAACGGGTTCGGTTTGATTCGCTCAATCGCGATTACGAACGCCGCTTCACTATCTATGCTGATAATTCACGCAAATTGTCGGCATTGCGCCGAAAATACAACCGTAAGGCCAACAAATACCGCCTTCGGGTGGAAGAAGGTCATTGGGGGATGCGAACGTTGGGCGAAGCCCCGGTCTACTTTGAAGAGAAAAATGTCCGTGCAAATGTGCTGAAGATCAAAGGATATCTGGTCAACGAAGGATATCGTGATGCTAATGTGGAGTTTTTGACTGATACGATTTTCGGGCGGGTTCGTATCACGTACAACATTGAAGAAGGTTTGCCCCATATTCTGCGTGAAGTGGATGTTTTAACCCACAAAGATCCTGAAATTGACAGTCTGCTGTCAAAGGCAAAAGCAGAATCCTACGTGAAGTCCGGTAAGAATTTCCGTTACAGTGATGTCATCAGTGAGATCAGTCGGATTGAGCAGCTGATGCAGAACAACGGTTACTTTGGCTTTGACCGCAACTATCTGCGCCCTGTTCAGAGTGCTTTGGGAAAACGTAACGGTGGTTTTTTGATTGATACGACCGGCCATAATGCAGCCACAGATTCGCTGTTTCATATCGTTGACGTGAAAGGCTTGCAGGTGAATTATCCGCGCAATCAGGAGCGACACATCCGTTATACATTTAATCCGGTGGGTTTTCGGGTGGAAAGCTTACCGGGAGATCCGCCTTCTTTGACCAATGATACGACGGTTTATCGAGGCATTCATTATTCCTTTACACCAAAGCATTATTATTCTCCCCGGGTCCTTAATGACAAGATATTGATTCGTCCCGGCAACCTGTATCGTAAGATAGATTGGGATGAAACCTACCGCCAATTGAGTGTACTGGATCAGTTTCAATTTATAAATATTGATACTGATACGACCAATGGGTACATAAAAACTCTGATTCGGGTGATTCCGCACGATAAATTTCAGGTGACGGGTGAGGGGGGAGTGAATGTGGTGCAAAACCTGCCGGGGCCGTTTCTGAACGGAACGTTTCGGGTGCGAAATATTTTCGGTCGGCTCGAAAACTTTGAAGTGTCATTGCGAGGGGCGTTGGACGCCAACTTCGGATTGAACAGTAAAAATACGCAGTTGGTCCGTACCCTTGAAATGGGAGCCAATACGGCCTTGATTTTTCCCCGTTTTTTGTTTCCCGGAAAAATAGCCGCCGGATTTAACCGCAAAACTCCGCGTACCATTGTAAGTCTTGGGTATAACTACACCAACCGCGATTTTTTGGGCTCAGACCCGGATTTTATTCGGAGCGGTTTTCAGGCGAGCCTACGGTACAACTGGAAAAAGAGTGAGTATGAATACCTAAGCCTGACGGCCGTAGATCTGAGCGTCCTGCAAAGTAAACAGAGCCGGGAGTTCGGAAAATTGTTGGATTCACTGTATCAATACGGAGGGAATCCGCTAAAATTCAGTTTTCAGTCGGCGGTGATTTCAGGCGTTAGTTTTTCGTACGTGTTCAACAACAATATTATCGGACAAAACCGACGGGCACACTATCTGAGATTGTTTGCCGAATCGGGCGGGACGGCACTGAGCCTTCTGGAATCCCGAAAAGAGACATTGGGATTGCAAGGATTTGAGTTGTATAAGTTCTTCAAAGCTAATGTGGAATACCGGCGTTATAAGCCTTTGGGCCCAAAAAGCACCTTAGTATACCGCCTCAATTCCGGTTTCATCTTTAACTATAATGACCGTCGTGTGGCTCCCTACGAAAAGTCACTGACGGGCGGCGGAAGCAACAGTCTGCGTGCGTGGCCGCCCAGGCGCCTGGGGTTGGGGGCGGCCTATCCAAACGTTGATCTCCAAACGGGAAGCCCGATTTTTAGAAACGGCGAAACCACCACGCTCAAACCCGGGGTGACGCAGTACAGCGGCTATGAGTACCGTTTTGAACAACTCGGAGATGTGCTGATGGAAGCCAACGCAGAGCTGCGCGGCCATTTGTTTCGGTTTGTGGGAGATGTCAATTATGCCCTGTTTGTGGATGTCGGCAATGTGTGGCGCTTACGACTCGACAAAGGTACCAGTCCCAACCAAAATACGCTGAACGGCGTGTTTGAACTCAATCGTTTTTACAAAGAATTTGCCGTCGGTACGGGCGTTGGGCTGCGCTACGACCTGTCGTATTTTATCTTTCGGCTCGACATGGGTATTAAGGTGTATGATCCGAGTCGACGATTTGCGGTGACTAATGCCCTCGGTGAAACGACTGCCATTGATGAGCGCTACCTTCTGCCTAAATTTTCGTTTCGACGCAGTAGTCCCAACTATCCCGTTTTTAACATCGGAATCGGGTATCCTTTCTAG